In a single window of the Bradyrhizobium sp. ORS 285 genome:
- a CDS encoding YkgJ family cysteine cluster protein encodes MSEPMSHATDSSPCQSCGACCGYSSNWPRFTIEEDEVLDLIPAELVNERLSGMRCENDRCCALDGEIGRAVACRIYAVRPEVCRICMPGDDECAIARRKFGLPPLP; translated from the coding sequence ATGTCTGAGCCAATGTCGCATGCAACTGACAGCAGCCCCTGTCAAAGCTGCGGCGCATGTTGCGGCTATTCATCGAACTGGCCGCGCTTCACGATCGAGGAGGATGAGGTGCTGGATCTCATTCCGGCCGAGCTGGTCAATGAGCGGCTGTCCGGCATGCGCTGCGAGAATGACCGCTGCTGCGCGTTGGACGGCGAGATCGGGCGCGCCGTCGCCTGCCGGATCTATGCGGTTCGCCCCGAAGTGTGCCGGATCTGCATGCCCGGTGACGATGAGTGCGCGATAGCCCGGCGCAAGTTCGGCTTGCCGCCGCTGCCGTGA
- a CDS encoding cyclic nucleotide-gated ion channel, giving the protein MIKPQPMPALAAFIEATAGRNMTPAANMAVLLGMSGVVLSTVDPVFAAGGVWILALLWACLGFFVVEWTIRVQRAARMRRLAGYLILGGGLLDTVCALAVPVALLTGVPARTAWLWGAAWVLKVIPGIPGLRRLRRVMVVEARPLLSVLVLFLLVLFLGSVAEYALEHDAQPATFGTIPSAMWWAVVTLTTTGYGDVVPITPLGRLVAAMVMISGLGVFGLWTGILATSFAAETRRENFLKTWELVGRVPFFATLGPATIADVTETLRAIDLPPRITIIRKGTPGDCMYFIAAGEVEVELPGKKVRLGEGAFFGEMALLGNSLRSANITTTTLSKLLVLDLVDFRVLMARHPDLVQSIDAEAQRRALENENRT; this is encoded by the coding sequence ATGATCAAACCGCAGCCCATGCCCGCCCTGGCCGCATTCATCGAGGCGACGGCCGGACGAAACATGACCCCGGCCGCCAATATGGCCGTGCTGCTCGGCATGAGCGGCGTCGTGTTGTCGACGGTCGATCCGGTCTTTGCGGCCGGAGGCGTTTGGATCCTCGCCCTGTTATGGGCCTGCCTTGGCTTCTTCGTCGTCGAATGGACCATTCGGGTTCAGCGGGCGGCCCGAATGCGCCGGCTTGCCGGCTACCTCATCTTGGGCGGCGGCCTGCTCGACACGGTCTGCGCCCTGGCCGTCCCGGTCGCACTGCTCACCGGAGTCCCGGCGCGGACGGCCTGGCTGTGGGGAGCTGCGTGGGTGCTCAAGGTCATTCCGGGTATCCCAGGCCTCCGCCGGCTGCGCCGGGTGATGGTGGTCGAAGCGCGGCCGTTGCTGTCGGTGCTGGTGCTGTTCCTCCTGGTGTTGTTTCTCGGCTCGGTCGCCGAATATGCGCTCGAGCATGATGCGCAGCCGGCCACCTTCGGCACCATTCCCTCGGCGATGTGGTGGGCCGTAGTCACCCTCACCACCACCGGCTACGGCGACGTCGTGCCGATCACGCCGCTGGGGCGGCTGGTGGCCGCCATGGTGATGATCTCGGGACTCGGCGTGTTCGGCCTGTGGACCGGTATCCTGGCCACCAGCTTCGCCGCCGAGACCCGCCGCGAGAACTTCCTGAAGACATGGGAATTGGTCGGACGGGTGCCGTTCTTCGCCACCCTCGGACCGGCGACGATCGCCGACGTCACCGAGACGCTTCGCGCCATCGACCTGCCGCCCCGCATCACCATCATCCGCAAGGGAACGCCGGGCGACTGCATGTATTTCATCGCCGCCGGCGAGGTCGAGGTCGAGCTGCCCGGGAAGAAGGTCCGGCTCGGCGAAGGCGCGTTCTTCGGCGAGATGGCGCTGCTCGGCAACAGCCTGCGCTCGGCCAACATCACCACGACCACGCTGTCCAAGCTGCTGGTGCTCGACCTCGTCGATTTTCGCGTGCTGATGGCACGACACCCCGACCTGGTGCAGAGCATCGATGCCGAAGCGCAGCGCCGCGCCTTGGAGAACGAGAACAGGACATGA
- a CDS encoding YafY family protein, whose amino-acid sequence MRRADRLFQIIQVLRRTRRPLTADAIAAELETSKRTIYRDIATLIGQRVPIRGEAGMGYILEKGFDLPPLMLTPDEIEAAVLGAQWVSVNADPVLARAAEDLMAKIADTVPERLRPFVLEPASRAPRPWSREPDRIDMSRTRSQIHEGRKIKLRYRDEQGRDSERVIWPIAIGYHDAVRILAAWCELRRDFRSFRTDRVVEADYLDDKYPERREALRAKWRRSLVWEVPKDV is encoded by the coding sequence ATGAGACGCGCCGACCGGCTGTTCCAGATCATCCAGGTGCTGAGACGCACCCGCCGCCCGCTGACGGCGGATGCGATCGCGGCCGAGCTGGAGACGTCGAAGCGCACGATCTATCGCGACATCGCCACCCTGATCGGCCAGCGCGTGCCGATCCGCGGTGAGGCCGGCATGGGCTACATCCTGGAAAAGGGCTTCGACCTGCCGCCGCTGATGCTGACGCCTGACGAGATCGAGGCGGCCGTGCTCGGCGCGCAATGGGTGTCGGTCAACGCCGACCCGGTGCTGGCGCGCGCGGCCGAGGACCTGATGGCCAAGATCGCCGACACCGTGCCGGAACGGCTGCGGCCGTTCGTGCTGGAGCCGGCCAGCCGCGCGCCGCGGCCGTGGAGCCGCGAGCCCGACCGCATCGACATGTCGCGCACGCGCTCGCAGATCCACGAGGGCCGCAAGATCAAGCTGCGCTATCGCGACGAGCAGGGCCGCGACAGCGAGAGGGTGATCTGGCCGATCGCGATCGGCTATCACGACGCGGTGCGCATCCTCGCCGCCTGGTGCGAGCTGCGCCGCGATTTCCGCAGCTTCAGGACCGACCGCGTCGTCGAAGCGGACTATCTGGACGACAAATATCCCGAGCGCCGCGAGGCGTTGCGTGCGAAATGGCGACGCAGCCTGGTCTGGGAGGTTCCCAAAGATGTCTGA
- a CDS encoding Crp/Fnr family transcriptional regulator, whose protein sequence is MDTSHLVEHAGAAGSLFASIFVVATLSMRTMIPLRVFAILTNIVLIATAIPMHNYPVLILHGVLLPLNSYRLHQMLQLVRDVKQSVNSDLSMEWLKPFMTERKCGAGEVLFYKDEKADSMYYIVSGRFRLVESGIELPVGAIVGEFGMISPSNTRTQTLECVEGGLILSVSYDQVEQLYVQNPAFAFYFLRLASARLFQNIETLERRLAQQTAAAPVAKSA, encoded by the coding sequence ATGGATACCTCACACCTGGTCGAACATGCAGGCGCCGCCGGCAGCCTCTTCGCATCGATCTTCGTGGTCGCCACGTTGTCGATGCGGACGATGATTCCGCTGCGGGTGTTCGCCATCCTCACCAACATCGTGCTGATCGCGACCGCGATCCCGATGCACAATTACCCCGTTCTCATCCTGCACGGCGTGCTGCTGCCGCTCAACAGCTACCGCCTGCACCAGATGCTGCAGCTGGTCCGCGACGTGAAGCAGTCGGTCAACAGCGATCTCTCGATGGAATGGCTGAAGCCGTTCATGACCGAGCGCAAATGCGGTGCCGGCGAGGTGCTGTTCTACAAGGACGAGAAGGCCGACAGCATGTACTACATCGTCAGCGGCCGCTTCCGCCTGGTCGAATCAGGCATCGAGCTGCCGGTCGGCGCCATCGTCGGCGAATTCGGCATGATCTCGCCGTCCAATACGCGAACGCAGACGCTGGAATGCGTGGAGGGCGGGCTGATCCTGTCGGTGTCCTACGACCAGGTCGAGCAGCTCTACGTCCAGAATCCCGCCTTCGCGTTCTACTTCCTGCGGCTGGCCAGCGCCCGGCTGTTCCAGAATATCGAGACGCTCGAGCGGCGGCTGGCGCAGCAGACTGCCGCCGCGCCCGTCGCCAAATCAGCCTGA
- a CDS encoding LuxR family transcriptional regulator, which translates to MQVIDAYWGRRALDYVDAIEASETSASVLSQFEKMIGDLGFHAYIMAGVPAAGQSLQQTILANGWPREWFDMYAREQFHRYDPIPRHCLSTLNPFAWSEVPYDRNEEPGAHRVMTRARDFRLREGFCVPIHYDDAVGAVSLAGEEPNLAPDARGALHLISIFTHSRLRALARAAAGGQGRRLSRMEAEVLCWAARGKTAWETARILGVSERNVRWHLEEAQRKLATKNKTATVATALVNGEISI; encoded by the coding sequence ATGCAAGTGATAGACGCGTATTGGGGACGCCGGGCTCTGGACTACGTCGACGCGATCGAAGCGTCGGAGACCAGCGCCAGCGTGCTCTCCCAATTCGAGAAGATGATCGGTGATCTGGGCTTCCATGCCTACATCATGGCCGGCGTACCGGCGGCGGGCCAATCGCTGCAGCAGACCATCCTGGCCAATGGCTGGCCTCGGGAGTGGTTCGACATGTATGCGCGGGAGCAGTTTCACCGCTACGATCCAATTCCGCGGCATTGCCTGTCGACTTTGAATCCATTCGCCTGGTCGGAGGTGCCCTATGATCGGAACGAGGAGCCGGGTGCTCATCGGGTGATGACGCGGGCGCGCGATTTCCGATTGCGCGAAGGCTTCTGCGTGCCAATCCATTACGACGATGCGGTCGGCGCCGTCAGCCTGGCCGGCGAAGAGCCCAATCTCGCGCCCGATGCCCGCGGTGCGCTGCATCTCATCAGCATCTTCACCCATTCGAGGCTGCGCGCCTTGGCGCGCGCGGCGGCGGGCGGCCAGGGTCGACGCCTGTCGCGGATGGAGGCCGAGGTGTTGTGCTGGGCCGCGCGCGGCAAGACCGCCTGGGAGACCGCGCGCATCCTGGGCGTCTCCGAACGCAACGTGCGTTGGCACCTCGAAGAGGCCCAACGCAAGCTCGCCACCAAGAACAAGACTGCGACGGTTGCGACGGCTCTTGTCAACGGCGAGATCTCGATCTGA
- a CDS encoding DUF3307 domain-containing protein, with product MLLLTFKHIIGDFVLQNAWMAYGKDQRKGWALPLLVHCLIHFAVALVLILIVAPKFWFVAAIDFVIHITIDRIKGICSSRFGMTIEHPWFWTLIGVDQALHHLTGFGLSIFMAANG from the coding sequence ATGCTGCTGCTCACCTTCAAGCACATCATTGGCGACTTCGTGCTGCAGAACGCCTGGATGGCCTATGGCAAGGACCAGCGGAAGGGCTGGGCGCTGCCGCTGCTGGTGCATTGCCTGATTCATTTTGCGGTGGCCCTGGTGCTGATCCTGATCGTCGCGCCGAAATTCTGGTTCGTCGCCGCGATCGACTTCGTCATCCACATCACCATCGATCGCATCAAGGGCATCTGCTCGTCGCGTTTCGGCATGACCATCGAGCATCCCTGGTTCTGGACCCTGATCGGCGTCGACCAGGCGCTGCATCACCTGACCGGCTTCGGACTCTCGATCTTCATGGCGGCGAACGGCTGA
- a CDS encoding enoyl-CoA hydratase/isomerase family protein produces the protein MTNRITPADDAPTPPLLSIEGSRATIRLNRPRHLNRLQPEDLGTLIGLFDRVEADASLRVLILTGTGRAFSAGYDLGSIGGAETSPAGGAGPSFEAVADRLEDLALPTICRINGGVYGGSTDLALACDFRIGVDTAEMFMPAARLGLHYYPSGIKRYVSRLGVDNAKRLFLTAEKIGAAEMLRIGYLTSMVAADSLDAEVDRLATQLAGNAPAAMRGMKRAINEFAHGALDDAAARRRHQDSLSGDEIREGMRSFAEKRAPRF, from the coding sequence ATGACAAACCGGATCACCCCCGCCGACGACGCGCCGACCCCGCCGCTTCTCAGCATCGAGGGCTCGCGCGCCACCATCCGGCTCAACCGTCCGCGCCATCTCAACCGGCTGCAGCCGGAAGATCTGGGCACACTGATTGGCTTGTTCGATCGCGTCGAGGCCGACGCCAGTTTGCGTGTGCTGATCCTGACCGGAACAGGCCGAGCCTTCAGCGCCGGCTATGATCTCGGCTCGATCGGCGGGGCAGAGACGAGCCCGGCCGGCGGCGCGGGGCCGTCGTTCGAAGCGGTCGCGGACCGGCTCGAAGACCTGGCCCTGCCGACGATCTGCCGGATCAATGGCGGGGTCTATGGCGGCTCGACCGACCTCGCGCTGGCGTGCGATTTCCGCATCGGCGTCGACACGGCCGAGATGTTCATGCCCGCCGCGCGCCTCGGCCTCCATTACTACCCCAGCGGCATCAAGCGGTATGTCTCCCGGCTCGGCGTCGACAACGCCAAGCGCCTGTTCCTCACCGCAGAGAAGATCGGCGCGGCCGAGATGCTGCGCATCGGCTATCTGACCAGCATGGTCGCGGCCGACTCGCTCGATGCCGAGGTGGACCGATTAGCAACGCAGCTCGCGGGCAATGCCCCCGCCGCCATGCGCGGCATGAAGCGCGCGATCAACGAGTTTGCCCACGGCGCGCTCGATGATGCGGCAGCTCGCCGCAGACATCAGGACAGCTTGAGCGGCGACGAGATCCGCGAAGGCATGAGATCGTTTGCAGAAAAGCGAGCCCCGCGGTTTTGA
- a CDS encoding DUF6537 domain-containing protein: MESVRSSLRYLLADFIGEAEGEPPFLPEGLPDAAAPAVSEGIHLLMDYQGASYAQLYVDRIKRFVRRSDVDAAMLGEIAQHLAARMAYEDLIRIAQLRLMSLETGRRPGGRDTDDVRRFRLDEMLGVLPQAVADSMSTGFEQIGWLGRRRIKVRFSVRSRFAVRRLKLMAGLRRWRLQSVRYAEERAWAERWLHMIARALDKQPAAARAVIETATMIQGQGDAYRQGLADWHAIIDGLAKPTFDGVLPISDLAAAIAEARAVALAEPGQGALKRTIAQIRARAQPAPSSNAAE; encoded by the coding sequence GTGGAAAGCGTCCGCTCCTCGCTGCGATATCTGCTCGCCGACTTCATCGGCGAGGCCGAGGGCGAGCCGCCTTTTCTACCCGAAGGCCTGCCGGACGCGGCAGCGCCGGCCGTGAGTGAGGGTATCCATCTCCTGATGGACTATCAGGGCGCGAGCTACGCGCAGCTTTATGTCGATCGCATCAAGCGGTTCGTGCGCAGATCGGACGTCGATGCCGCCATGCTGGGCGAGATCGCGCAGCACCTGGCGGCGCGCATGGCCTATGAGGACCTGATCCGGATCGCGCAGCTGCGATTGATGAGCCTCGAGACGGGGCGCCGGCCGGGCGGACGGGACACCGACGACGTCAGGCGGTTTCGGCTCGACGAAATGCTCGGGGTCTTGCCGCAGGCGGTTGCCGATTCCATGTCGACGGGCTTCGAGCAGATCGGTTGGCTCGGTCGCCGCCGGATCAAGGTCCGTTTTTCGGTCCGGTCGCGCTTTGCGGTGCGGCGCCTCAAGCTGATGGCGGGGCTGCGGCGCTGGCGGCTGCAGTCGGTTCGTTATGCCGAGGAGCGGGCCTGGGCCGAGCGCTGGCTGCACATGATCGCGCGCGCCCTCGACAAGCAGCCTGCGGCGGCGCGCGCCGTGATCGAGACGGCGACGATGATCCAGGGACAGGGCGACGCCTACCGTCAGGGGCTCGCGGATTGGCATGCCATCATCGATGGCCTGGCCAAGCCGACCTTCGACGGCGTGCTGCCGATCTCCGATCTCGCCGCCGCGATCGCAGAGGCCCGCGCCGTGGCGCTGGCGGAACCCGGGCAGGGGGCATTGAAGCGAACGATTGCGCAGATCCGCGCACGGGCACAGCCGGCGCCGAGCAGCAACGCGGCGGAGTGA